The Blattabacterium cuenoti genome includes a region encoding these proteins:
- a CDS encoding FtsW/RodA/SpoVE family cell cycle protein, with protein sequence MRKIDVFFNRYLKGDRYLWAFISLLAIFSFLPVYSASTNLVTTYGGTNTVFNYLLKHALFLLVGFCILFFTQFVDYKYFYSMSILSMPVVFILLVFTISQGKELDGVNASRWLHIPIINISFQTSSIAGLVLFIYCARYLAQKKKERINFINSFFPLLFPIFFIIGLIFPANGSTAVIVFISVLILLFIGGYPLTGVMGVLLMGILFAGIYIYSVIKWGDKNPMNRVYTWKSRIEKFLDHESEESYQMKQSKTAIVLGNKFGRGPGKSVLKAFLPQSSSDFIYAIIIEEYGSVGGVILLFIYLLILLRIMVIATKVQNYFCSLLVLSVGLPIINQALINMGIAVGLFPVTGQTLPLISAGGTSMWVTFFSFGIILSVSRIIYDNSTNKIIIHHEQ encoded by the coding sequence ATGAGAAAAATAGATGTTTTTTTCAATAGATATCTAAAAGGAGACAGATATCTATGGGCTTTCATCTCTTTATTGGCTATATTTTCTTTTTTACCAGTATATTCCGCTAGTACTAATTTGGTGACTACATATGGAGGAACAAATACAGTTTTTAATTATTTGTTAAAACATGCTCTTTTTTTGTTAGTTGGTTTTTGCATTCTTTTTTTTACTCAATTTGTAGACTATAAATATTTTTATAGTATGTCTATACTTTCTATGCCTGTAGTGTTCATTTTATTAGTTTTTACTATTAGTCAGGGAAAAGAATTGGATGGAGTTAATGCTTCTCGTTGGTTGCACATTCCCATTATTAATATATCTTTTCAAACTTCCAGCATTGCTGGATTAGTTCTTTTTATTTATTGTGCTAGATATTTGGCTCAAAAAAAGAAAGAACGTATAAATTTTATAAACTCTTTTTTTCCTTTATTGTTTCCTATATTTTTTATTATTGGATTGATTTTCCCAGCTAATGGTTCTACTGCAGTTATTGTTTTTATTTCCGTTTTAATTTTACTTTTTATAGGAGGATATCCATTAACAGGTGTTATGGGAGTTTTATTAATGGGTATTCTATTTGCAGGAATCTATATTTACTCTGTTATAAAATGGGGAGATAAAAATCCTATGAATAGGGTTTATACATGGAAAAGTCGTATAGAAAAATTTTTGGATCATGAATCTGAAGAAAGTTATCAAATGAAACAATCTAAAACGGCTATTGTTTTAGGAAATAAATTTGGTCGTGGACCTGGAAAAAGTGTTTTAAAGGCTTTTCTTCCACAATCTTCTTCTGATTTTATTTATGCTATTATAATAGAAGAATATGGATCTGTTGGAGGAGTAATTCTTTTATTTATTTATCTACTTATTTTACTTAGAATTATGGTAATAGCTACTAAGGTTCAAAATTATTTTTGCTCTTTATTGGTATTATCTGTTGGGTTACCTATTATTAATCAAGCACTCATTAATATGGGAATAGCTGTTGGTTTATTTCCAGTAACGGGACAAACTTTACCACTAATTAGTGCTGGAGGGACTTCCATGTGGGTTACTTTTTTTAGTTTTGGGATCATATTAAGTGTTAGTCGAATTATATATGATAATTCAACTAATAAAATTATAATTCATCATGAACAATAA
- the murG gene encoding undecaprenyldiphospho-muramoylpentapeptide beta-N-acetylglucosaminyltransferase: MNNNISPRIIIGSGGTGGHIYPGIAIADELKKQIPGTNILFIGSKNHMEMKEIPKFGYSIEGICISGGKDKFFSIEGFILSIQLIYSFFLVNKIIKKFSPDIVVGTGGFVSFPTLYVAKRNKIPILIQEQNSFPGLTNRIFSRYAHKVCVAYEQSKKYFPKEKTIITGNPVRSEIFQLPSKKKACIHLGLKVERPIILSIGGSQGSNSMNNAWIKGLKKLIELDMQLIWQVGKFDIHRIRKNKMSHHSNFILMDFIENIPTCYAAADIIVSRAGALTISEICLIGKPYILIPFPWSSDDHQNRNAKILEEKEAALIIKNEEIEKKLVDSTIQLVNDSIMKKKMSRNILQLGKPEATNDIVNEILQIIL, encoded by the coding sequence ATGAACAATAATATTTCACCTAGAATAATTATTGGGAGTGGAGGGACTGGTGGACACATCTATCCTGGAATAGCTATTGCAGACGAACTTAAAAAACAAATTCCAGGAACCAATATTTTGTTTATTGGATCTAAAAATCATATGGAAATGAAAGAAATTCCTAAATTTGGATATTCTATTGAAGGAATTTGTATTTCAGGAGGAAAAGATAAATTTTTTTCTATAGAAGGATTTATTTTATCTATACAATTGATATATAGTTTTTTTTTGGTAAATAAAATTATCAAAAAATTTTCTCCAGACATAGTTGTTGGAACAGGTGGATTTGTTAGTTTTCCTACTTTATATGTTGCAAAAAGAAATAAAATCCCTATTCTTATTCAAGAACAGAACTCTTTTCCTGGATTAACTAATAGAATATTTTCTCGTTATGCTCATAAGGTATGTGTTGCTTATGAGCAATCCAAGAAATATTTTCCAAAAGAAAAAACAATAATAACTGGAAATCCAGTTAGATCTGAAATATTCCAATTACCTAGTAAAAAAAAAGCTTGTATTCATTTAGGATTAAAGGTAGAAAGACCTATTATTTTATCTATAGGAGGGAGTCAAGGTTCCAATAGTATGAATAATGCTTGGATAAAAGGTTTAAAAAAACTAATAGAATTAGATATGCAACTTATTTGGCAAGTTGGTAAATTTGATATTCATAGAATTAGAAAGAATAAAATGTCTCATCATTCAAATTTTATTTTAATGGATTTTATTGAAAATATCCCGACATGTTATGCTGCTGCAGATATTATTGTATCTAGAGCTGGAGCTTTAACTATATCAGAAATATGTTTAATAGGAAAACCATACATATTAATTCCTTTTCCTTGGTCTTCCGATGATCATCAAAATAGAAATGCTAAAATATTAGAAGAAAAAGAGGCTGCTTTAATTATTAAAAATGAGGAAATAGAGAAAAAATTAGTGGATTCAACTATACAATTAGTGAATGATTCCATTATGAAAAAAAAAATGAGTAGAAATATCCTGCAATTAGGAAAACCTGAAGCGACAAATGATATTGTTAATGAGATTTTACAAATTATTTTATGA
- the ftsA gene encoding cell division protein FtsA, which yields MEYQDIAIGLDVGTTKIVAMVGRRNEYNKIEILGIGRSKSIGVHIGVVNNITQTIEAIRESVSEAEHSSGLKIKEVIVGIAGQHIRSLQHNDYITRLDFENVINQKDIQKLIDQVHKLVMLPGEEIIHVLPQEYKVDSQAEIGEPIGMYGSRLEANFHVVVGQISSIRNIGRCVKAAGLNLAGMTLEPLASAEAVLSTEEREAGVALVDIGGGTTDVAIFKDNIIRHTAVIPFGGNVITENIKTDCLIIERQAELLKIKFGSAWPGENKETEIVCIPGLRGRDPKEISLKHLSQIIHKRVCEILEQVNVEIKNYGNEEQKKRLIAGLVMTGGGSQLKHIRPLTEYITGMDVRIGYSNEHIAGGENGLISNPEYATSIGLVIKGLDDKKKYLCTTDMGHIHDENHTSEFISTKFYNKNRKLNYEDNSDYSKKKNKTKSKSFLEIWADKFRQILNDTE from the coding sequence ATGGAATATCAAGATATAGCTATAGGTCTTGATGTGGGGACCACAAAGATTGTAGCTATGGTAGGAAGGAGAAATGAATATAATAAAATTGAGATCTTAGGCATAGGAAGATCTAAAAGTATAGGTGTGCATATAGGGGTTGTCAACAATATAACTCAAACTATTGAAGCTATTCGTGAATCCGTATCTGAAGCAGAACATAGTTCTGGTTTAAAAATAAAAGAAGTTATTGTTGGAATAGCAGGGCAACATATTAGAAGTCTACAACATAATGATTATATTACTAGATTAGATTTTGAAAATGTAATCAATCAAAAAGATATACAAAAATTAATAGATCAAGTTCATAAATTGGTGATGCTTCCAGGAGAAGAAATAATTCATGTCCTTCCACAAGAATATAAAGTCGATAGTCAAGCAGAAATAGGAGAACCAATAGGAATGTATGGAAGTCGTTTAGAAGCAAATTTTCATGTAGTGGTAGGACAAATTTCTTCTATTCGTAATATTGGAAGATGTGTCAAAGCAGCAGGATTGAATTTAGCTGGAATGACTTTAGAACCTTTAGCTTCTGCAGAAGCTGTATTAAGCACCGAAGAAAGAGAAGCTGGTGTAGCCTTAGTGGATATAGGAGGAGGAACCACTGATGTAGCTATATTTAAAGATAACATTATTCGTCATACTGCTGTTATCCCTTTCGGAGGAAATGTTATTACTGAAAATATTAAAACAGATTGTTTGATTATTGAACGACAAGCAGAATTACTAAAAATCAAATTTGGATCTGCATGGCCTGGAGAAAATAAAGAGACAGAAATTGTTTGTATTCCTGGATTAAGAGGTCGTGACCCTAAAGAAATTTCTTTGAAACATCTTTCTCAAATTATCCATAAACGAGTATGTGAAATTTTGGAACAAGTCAATGTGGAAATCAAAAATTATGGAAATGAAGAACAAAAGAAAAGACTGATTGCAGGATTAGTTATGACAGGAGGAGGTTCTCAATTAAAACATATTCGTCCTTTAACGGAATATATTACTGGAATGGATGTACGTATAGGTTATTCTAATGAACATATTGCAGGAGGAGAAAACGGTCTTATAAGTAATCCAGAATATGCAACGTCTATAGGTTTAGTAATTAAAGGACTTGATGATAAAAAAAAATATCTTTGTACAACAGATATGGGACATATACATGATGAAAATCACACTTCTGAGTTTATTTCTACAAAATTTTATAATAAAAATCGGAAATTAAATTATGAAGATAATTCGGATTATTCAAAGAAAAAAAATAAAACAAAATCAAAATCTTTTCTTGAAATTTGGGCAGATAAGTTCCGTCAAATATTGAATGACACAGAATAA
- the murD gene encoding UDP-N-acetylmuramoyl-L-alanine--D-glutamate ligase has product MEVSSFQLDDCYSFRSNIAVLLNITKDHLNRYDDIESYMYSKFKIATLQKKEDIFIYNHDDPLIRKGLKKYPIFSHCIPFSIKEELHIGAYIKNNKIFIRNQKNQEIFFLNVKDIPLIGDHNLYNIMASLMIFKILNIKKKSIIPMILKLKPIEHRLEKILNFNGIQFINDSKATNVNAVFYALKSINGPVIWIAGGKDKGNDYIELIPLVKEKVKAIICLGINNEKIINFFKDIIDIILETKSIQKAVYMAYILSFHGDNILLSPACSSFDLFKDYKERGNKFKKEVRKLISEKI; this is encoded by the coding sequence TTGGAAGTAAGCAGTTTTCAATTGGATGATTGCTATAGTTTTCGATCAAATATTGCAGTATTATTAAATATTACAAAAGATCATTTAAATAGATATGATGATATTGAAAGTTACATGTACTCTAAATTTAAAATAGCAACTTTGCAAAAAAAAGAAGATATTTTCATTTATAATCATGATGATCCTCTCATAAGAAAGGGATTAAAAAAGTATCCTATTTTTTCTCACTGTATTCCTTTTTCTATAAAAGAAGAATTACATATTGGAGCTTACATAAAAAATAACAAAATATTTATTCGAAATCAAAAAAATCAAGAAATTTTTTTTTTAAATGTGAAAGATATTCCTTTAATAGGAGATCATAATTTATATAATATTATGGCTTCATTAATGATATTCAAAATATTAAACATCAAAAAAAAATCAATAATTCCTATGATATTAAAATTAAAACCTATAGAACACCGTCTGGAAAAAATACTCAATTTCAATGGAATTCAATTTATTAATGATTCTAAAGCCACGAATGTTAATGCTGTTTTTTATGCATTAAAAAGTATAAATGGACCTGTTATATGGATAGCTGGAGGAAAAGATAAAGGAAATGATTATATAGAATTAATTCCCTTAGTTAAAGAAAAAGTAAAAGCTATAATTTGTTTGGGAATAAATAATGAAAAAATTATAAATTTTTTTAAAGATATTATTGATATCATTTTGGAAACAAAAAGTATTCAAAAAGCTGTTTATATGGCTTACATATTGTCTTTTCATGGAGATAATATTTTGCTATCTCCTGCTTGTTCTAGTTTTGATCTTTTTAAAGATTATAAAGAAAGAGGAAATAAATTTAAAAAAGAAGTCAGAAAACTTATTTCTGAAAAAATATGA
- the murC gene encoding UDP-N-acetylmuramate--L-alanine ligase produces the protein MNLNQVDSFYFLGIGGMGMSSLARYFHAMGKTVCGHDQSRTFLTKKLEKEGISINYHDCIEILPKWVLSKQCLIVYTPAIPNHHQQWIYLKKYGKNIKKRSQVLSLITENEICIAIGGTHGKTTTCTLLGHILYSAGIHVTAFLGGISENYQSNIILNGTKIFLVEADEFDRSFLYLSPNIACVTSFDQDHVDTYPKKETLKKAYIAFFNRIKKPYKKVFICQEESFSSKNAIYYSVIEKANYYSSHLSIKEKKWYFDFHTPTETWKSLPLPIPGIHNLKNVTAALAISDYLKINKEKVRKALFLFKGIKRRYSIHYQSKKKIYIDDYAHHPTEINALIQTVRECFPNKKILGVFQPHLFSRTKFFEEYFARSLENLDILILLDIYPAREFPMDGTNSSSLLEKIKMNSKNKEISTLSKVLEKIKEKHKHFDIILTIGAGDIDTLIIPIKKWLYKRYG, from the coding sequence ATGAACTTAAACCAAGTTGATTCTTTTTATTTTCTAGGAATAGGAGGAATGGGAATGAGTTCCCTTGCTAGATATTTTCATGCTATGGGAAAAACAGTTTGTGGTCATGATCAAAGTAGAACTTTTTTGACTAAAAAATTAGAAAAAGAGGGAATCTCCATCAATTATCATGATTGTATAGAAATATTACCTAAATGGGTACTGTCTAAACAATGTTTGATTGTGTATACTCCAGCCATTCCGAATCATCATCAACAATGGATCTATTTAAAAAAATATGGGAAAAATATAAAAAAACGTTCTCAAGTATTGTCCTTGATCACAGAAAATGAAATTTGTATAGCTATAGGAGGGACACATGGAAAAACAACTACTTGTACCTTGCTAGGGCATATTTTATATAGTGCAGGAATTCATGTTACTGCTTTTTTAGGAGGAATATCTGAGAATTACCAATCTAATATCATATTGAATGGAACTAAAATTTTTTTGGTAGAAGCAGACGAATTTGATCGTTCTTTTTTATATTTATCTCCTAATATTGCATGTGTTACGTCTTTTGACCAGGATCATGTGGATACTTATCCAAAAAAAGAAACCTTGAAAAAGGCTTATATAGCTTTTTTTAACAGAATAAAAAAACCATATAAAAAAGTATTTATTTGTCAAGAAGAGTCTTTTTCATCAAAAAACGCAATCTACTATTCTGTGATAGAAAAAGCAAATTATTATTCTAGTCATCTTTCTATAAAAGAAAAAAAATGGTATTTTGATTTTCATACTCCTACAGAAACATGGAAATCTTTGCCTTTACCTATTCCAGGAATACACAATTTAAAAAACGTCACAGCAGCATTAGCTATATCTGACTATCTAAAAATTAATAAAGAAAAAGTAAGAAAAGCTTTGTTTTTATTTAAAGGAATCAAAAGAAGATACTCCATACATTATCAATCCAAAAAAAAAATATATATAGATGATTATGCACATCATCCTACAGAAATAAATGCTTTGATTCAAACTGTTAGAGAGTGTTTTCCGAATAAAAAAATACTGGGTGTTTTTCAACCTCATTTATTTAGTAGAACTAAATTTTTTGAAGAATATTTTGCGAGAAGTTTAGAAAATCTTGATATTTTAATCTTATTAGACATTTATCCAGCTAGAGAATTTCCCATGGATGGAACTAATTCAAGTAGTTTATTAGAAAAAATAAAAATGAATTCTAAAAATAAAGAAATATCTACCTTATCCAAGGTTTTAGAAAAAATTAAAGAAAAACATAAACACTTTGATATTATTCTTACAATAGGAGCTGGTGATATAGATACCTTAATTATTCCTATAAAAAAATGGTTGTATAAACGATATGGATAA
- the ftsZ gene encoding cell division protein FtsZ translates to MKKEDFIQKKENVQFGFPKNRSAAIKVIGVGGGGSNALSHMFEQGITGVDFIACNTDAQALNNNPVPVKIQLGASITEGLGAGADPEVGEKAALESLEEIKSVLDSNTKMTFITAGMGGGTGTGAAPIIAGISKEKGILTVGIVTIPFHFEGKMRLQQAQKGIEALRKNVDSLIVINNDKLRELYGNLGFKAGFAKADEVLTTAAKGIAEVITHHYKQNIDLRDTRTVLKESGTAVMGSAISVGENRAKDAVGQALDSPLLNDNKITGAKNVLLLIVSGRIEITIDEIGIISDYIQAEAGNNANIIMGIGEDESLEESISVTIVATGFPTEIQRAINHEEKKIFHRLEEPYEQRLTKVEEIHSYSKRIDPYSSTNSNHSEKPSYNKKKENFSLNQKKSIFDQAIDSNFVEKKHKKYMILEDSFDLPISYNENEKIFKKRTRKKENHKNEKFNDF, encoded by the coding sequence ATGAAAAAAGAAGATTTTATACAAAAAAAAGAGAACGTTCAATTTGGATTTCCGAAAAATCGTTCAGCTGCAATCAAAGTAATTGGAGTAGGAGGTGGAGGGAGTAATGCTTTAAGTCACATGTTTGAACAAGGAATTACTGGCGTAGATTTTATAGCATGTAATACGGATGCCCAAGCTTTAAATAACAACCCAGTTCCTGTAAAAATTCAATTAGGAGCTTCGATTACGGAAGGTCTAGGCGCTGGAGCAGATCCAGAAGTAGGAGAAAAGGCTGCTTTAGAAAGTCTGGAAGAAATAAAAAGTGTTCTAGATTCTAATACTAAAATGACATTCATTACAGCAGGAATGGGTGGTGGAACTGGAACAGGTGCTGCCCCAATTATTGCAGGAATTTCTAAAGAAAAAGGGATTCTGACTGTAGGAATCGTAACAATTCCATTTCATTTTGAAGGAAAAATGAGATTACAACAAGCTCAAAAAGGAATAGAAGCATTAAGAAAAAATGTGGATTCTCTCATTGTGATTAATAATGATAAATTGAGAGAATTATATGGAAATCTAGGATTTAAAGCTGGATTTGCAAAAGCAGATGAAGTTTTAACCACTGCAGCTAAAGGTATTGCAGAAGTAATCACTCACCATTATAAACAAAATATAGATTTAAGAGATACTAGAACCGTTCTTAAAGAAAGTGGAACAGCTGTTATGGGGTCTGCTATTTCTGTTGGTGAAAATAGAGCAAAAGACGCTGTTGGACAAGCCTTGGATTCTCCATTATTGAATGATAATAAGATTACGGGAGCTAAAAATGTTCTTTTGCTTATTGTTTCAGGAAGAATAGAAATTACTATAGATGAAATTGGAATTATCAGTGATTATATACAAGCAGAAGCAGGAAACAATGCTAACATTATTATGGGAATAGGAGAAGACGAAAGTTTGGAAGAAAGTATTTCAGTAACTATAGTAGCTACAGGATTTCCTACGGAAATTCAGAGAGCCATTAATCATGAAGAAAAAAAAATTTTTCATAGATTGGAAGAACCTTATGAACAAAGATTAACAAAAGTAGAAGAAATTCATTCTTATTCTAAACGAATAGATCCTTATTCTTCTACAAATTCAAATCATTCAGAAAAACCTTCTTATAATAAGAAGAAAGAAAATTTTTCATTAAATCAAAAAAAAAGCATTTTTGATCAAGCTATTGATTCCAATTTTGTAGAAAAAAAACATAAAAAATATATGATTCTAGAAGATAGTTTTGATCTTCCTATTTCATACAATGAAAATGAAAAAATATTCAAAAAGCGTACTCGTAAAAAAGAAAATCATAAAAATGAAAAGTTCAATGACTTTTAA
- a CDS encoding cell division protein FtsQ/DivIB: MGFLFYFSQKTHQNRTLKKVNIVIDPLSKDHFVNEKIIKNILFPKIEKIEKKIGQLCILRMEKKLNNYPFVKKSEVFISVDGSLNIKIWQKEPILRIKNGNQEYYLTKDAEVLELSPFYSSKVILAKGPFSKKEKKYLADLVKFINSDELLKNQIISIKKNDHNSFILIPKIGNHNIILGNINNFKNKLNKLKAFYKQYLNKIDTNQYQSIDLQYKDQVVAKKR; this comes from the coding sequence ATGGGTTTCCTTTTTTATTTTTCTCAAAAAACACATCAAAACAGAACCTTAAAAAAGGTCAATATCGTCATAGATCCCTTATCCAAAGACCATTTTGTAAATGAAAAAATCATTAAAAATATTCTATTTCCTAAAATAGAAAAAATTGAAAAAAAAATCGGTCAATTATGTATATTGAGAATGGAAAAAAAATTAAATAATTATCCTTTTGTAAAAAAATCTGAAGTTTTTATTAGTGTAGATGGCTCCCTAAACATAAAAATTTGGCAGAAAGAACCAATTTTAAGAATAAAAAATGGGAATCAAGAATATTATCTGACCAAAGATGCAGAAGTTTTAGAACTTTCTCCTTTTTATTCTTCAAAAGTTATTTTAGCAAAAGGACCTTTTTCAAAAAAAGAAAAAAAATATTTAGCAGACTTGGTCAAATTTATAAACTCTGATGAACTACTCAAAAACCAAATCATTAGCATCAAAAAAAATGATCATAATTCATTTATTTTAATCCCAAAAATAGGAAATCATAATATTATATTAGGAAATATAAATAATTTTAAAAATAAATTGAATAAATTAAAAGCATTTTATAAGCAGTACCTAAATAAAATAGATACTAATCAATATCAAAGTATTGATTTGCAATATAAAGACCAAGTAGTCGCAAAAAAAAGATAA